One Ignavibacteriota bacterium DNA window includes the following coding sequences:
- a CDS encoding helix-turn-helix domain-containing protein, with protein sequence MTTQQKLIGNKLGLLRLAERLGNVSKACKIMGYSRDSYYRFSDLFDLGGELALQDMSHKKPFLKNRVDTSIEEAVP encoded by the coding sequence ATGACCACGCAACAGAAACTCATCGGGAACAAACTCGGATTGCTCCGTCTTGCAGAACGTCTCGGGAACGTCTCGAAGGCGTGCAAGATCATGGGCTATTCTCGTGACAGCTACTACAGGTTCAGCGACCTGTTCGATCTGGGCGGTGAACTCGCCTTGCAGGATATGTCGCACAAAAAGCCGTTCCTGAAGAACCGTGTCGATACGTCCATCGAAGAGGCAGTCCCGTGA